The following proteins are co-located in the Vicugna pacos chromosome 3, VicPac4, whole genome shotgun sequence genome:
- the NUDT12 gene encoding NAD-capped RNA hydrolase NUDT12, producing MSSVQRSPKQEIISQFHYSAAEGDIARLTVILSHSPSLLNETSENGWTALMYAARNGHPDVVQFLLEKGCDRSIVNKSRQTALDIAKFWGYKHIANLLANAKGGKKPWFLTTEVEECENYFSRTLLDRKSEKRNNSDWLLAKESHPATVYILFSDLNPLVTLGGNKESFQQPEVRLCQLNYTDVKDYLAQPEKITLIFLGVELEMKKELFNYAGEVSREEEDGLVAWFALGIDPVAAEDFKQRHENCYFLHPPMPALLQLKEKEAGVVAQARSVLAWHSRYKFCPTCGSATKIEEGGYKRVCLKEGCPSLHGVHNTSYPRVDPVVIMQVIHPDGTKCLLGRQKRFPPGMFTCLAGFIEPGETIEDAVRREVEEESGVKVGHVQYVSCQPWPMPSSLMIGCLAVAVSTEIKVDKNEIEDARWFTREQVVDVLTKGKQQAFFVPPSRAIAHQLIKHWIGMNPNL from the exons atgtcTTCTGTACAAAGAAGTCCAAAGCAAGAAATAATTTCCCAATTTCACTATTCAGCTGCAGAAGGAGATATTGCCAGGTTAACAGTGATACTCAGTCATTCTCCATCTCTTCTCAATGAAACGTCTGAAAATGGCTGGACTGCTTTAATGTATGCTGCAAGAAATGGGCACCCAGATGTTGTCCAATTTCTACTTGAGAAAGG GTGCGACAGATCCATTGTCAATAAATCAAGGCAGACTGCACTGGATATTGCTAAGTTTTGGGGTTATAAGCATATAGCTAACTTACTAGCTAATGCTAAAGGTGGGAAGAAGCCTTGGTTCCTAACCACTGAAGTGGAagaatgtgaaaattattttagcAGGACACTACTGGACcggaaaagtgaaaaaagaaataattctgaCTGGCTATTAGCAAAAGAAAGCCATCCAGCCACAGTTTATATCCTTTTCTCAGATTTAAATCCCTTGGTTACTCTAGGTGGCAATAAAGAAAGTTTCCAGCAGCCGGAAGTCAGGCTCTGTCAGCTGAACTACACAGATGTAAAGGATTATTTGGCTCAGCCTGAGAAGATCACCTTGATTTTCCTTGGAGTAGaacttgaaatgaaaaaagagTTATTTAATTATGCTGGGGAAGTCTCAAGAGAAGAAGAAGACGGATTGGTTGCCTGGTTTGCTTTAGGTATAGACCCTGTTGCCGCTGAAGACTTTAAGCAAAGACATGAAAACTGTTACTTTCTTCATCCTCCAATGCCAGCTCTTCTgcaattgaaagaaaaagaagctg GTGTTGTAGCTCAAGCAAGATCTGTTCTTGCCTGGCACAGTCGATATAAGTTCTGCCCAACCTGTGGAAGTGCAACTAAAATTGAAGAAGGTGGCTATAAAAGAGTATGCTTAAAAGAAGGCTGTCCTAGCCTTCATGGTGTGCACAATACATCATACCCAAGAGTTG aTCCAGTAGTAATCATGCAAGTTATTCATCCAGATGGGACCAAATGTCTTTTAGGCAGGCAGAAAAGATTTCCCCCAGGCATGTTTACTTGCCTTGCTGGATTTATTGAACCTG GGGAAACAATAGAAGATGCTGTTCGGAGAGAAGTAGAAGAGGAAAGTGGAGTCAAAGTTGGCCATGTTCAGTATGTCTCTTGTCAGCCATGGCCAATGCCCTCCTCATTAATGATTGGTTGCTTAGCTGTGGCAGTGTCAACAGAAATTAAAGTTGACAAGAATGAAATAGAGGACGCCCGCTGGTTCACTAGAGAACAG GTTGTGGATGTTCTGACCAAAGGGAAGCAGCAGGCATTCTTTGTGCCACCAAGCCGAGCTATTGCACATCAATTAATCAAACACTGGATTGGAATGAACCCCAATCTCTAA